The sequence TAAGATCCTAATTGAAGACACTCTCgttttaaggattttaataaactatttaaAAATCCTAATTGGATACCCATTAAATTTCagataatcacttaaaatcttaattgaatacttttagatttattaaaagaattaaaaatctTCCataatcccaattgaatacactgtACATAATATTAATGATATGTGTTTATATCTCTTGTCAATCAGGCCTTCTGCAAgaggagaaaaacttgtgtgggGCTTGTCTTGTCACTGGATTTTGCTGAGTGGCACTGCAATCCAATCAAAACTCACCGCATGACAATTCTACAATATAAAACTTTTATTTTCTACAATATATAACTTttattacttttttaatttaaagCTCTCATAATAATTTTTTCTATTAATTAATACACACCATGAGATTAATCTAATGTTTTTTTTCCCACTCGTGTCTTCCTTTCCTTTCTTCATAagaatatgataaaaaaaaaattaagccatTAAAATTTTCTTCCCAAGTCCTTTCAATTGCTGGGAAAAAGGAAAATGGATATGGAAGTTTGTTCCTTTTTCCTTTGTTgtgtaatattttttaaaatctatttttcctttttaactTTTCACCTACCTGAatgtatatataaaaatatagttttcttCAGGTATGTGATTCTAAGGtttcgtttggcagctcggactgtactgactgtttctgtcggataggataaatagccaccggatagtactgactaaattagttgAGCGTTTGATGCAGTATCAGACTAATGATCGTATTATTTATACGGTGTTTGGTATTGAACCGGATaggacaaggaaaaaaaaaagacaaatctTTGGTTGTTTAATGAAATCTATCTGTTCCCTGTTTAAATCAAATtactaaacaaaaaaaaaaaatgaaatctaTCTCTTCCCCAGATTTTTCCGCCGCACCGTGCCCCACAAACAACCTCACTCCCTTCTCCTTACTTGTTCTTGGCCCAAAGAGGTTTGAAATACACCCTCAAGCAGATGAAATCTTTAAAACCCAGtaattaaagaaattaaaaacccagAAATTAAAGAAATTAGAAACCCAGATGAAATCTTAAAACCAGAAGAAATCTTTCCGAATCAAATAAAACCCAGATGGAATCTTTCTGAATTTTCAAATCCTATCATCGATTCCCAGTCAAGGTTCTAAAACCCAGATGAATCTTTTCGAATTTGTGCCGTGGTGGTGCCAGTGGTCTCTCACGTCTCCAATTATCAGATAACGAAGGTGAGGAAGGATAGAGCCGGCGAGAGGAGACGGGGAGAACAAAGTTTGCCGGAGGAGATGGGGAGAACATAGCCGGCGagagaaggagacggagagaaCAGCGGGGATGGCGAGGGaagacgagagagagagagcgctcATTTCGCGCGAGAGAGAAGAAAGGGACCCGATCCGGTCCAATTTAATATGAAAGGATGCCAAATACTCGGCTCCGTATTAATAGTCCTATCCGATGCTATATACGGCGTACCAAACAAGGCGTAACTCACCTTGTATCAACAGTCGGTTTTGGTCACTGGGTTTCCAACATTTACAATCTTAATCACTTTAGTAAGTTTTGGgtttaaaatatcaaaatgttcattattatttataatattgttaaaagtatataattaaattttaaatgaacgAACAACTCTTGTAAAAATACacattttgtaaaatatgaaatatgtgttggattttttttttccatttcatgATAGTGGGAGAAGatgatttaattgttttttttccaTATTCATATGAAGAAAGGAAAGACAAAGAGTGGGGAAGAAGACGGTAGAGAAAATTTGGGAAGAAAAAAGAGGGAGAggagaagaggaaaaaaaaaaccactaaaTTATTCTCATGGTGTATATTAAttagtaagaaaaaaattataagagctttaaatataaaaaataaaagattataCTTAGACTTACCATGTGGTGAATTTTGATTGGATTGTAGTGTCATTCAGTAAAATCCAATGGCAAGCTAAGCCCTACACAAGTTTTTCTGAGTGTGAGGTGTGCAACCGTCCCAACAAAGTTCATCCCTTACAATATATCATACACGAAAAACACATTATCAATTCACTTGTTATAACACGTGTTAATGATTAATAAATATTATTaggtaaaataaaacaaacacgcgttacaaaataaatgaattGTGCTAATTTCTACTGGAATAATAATttcgtgattaaaaaaaaaaatagaaaaaagaatTTAAGTGGTAAACTAGTTGCACTGTTTTCTTTTACTTGTTGGACAGAAATTTTCTCAAGTGACGAAACGGTCCCCCGGGAGTTGGTGATAAGAGGAGAAGCCCAAGGGCACATCCGGAATTTTAAAGTGGGAAACACCAAAACCTAAAACCTATAACAGAGTGAGTGGGTAAACTCAGCCTCTTTTCAACACTCGCCTACTTTCAAACTCCACGGCGCAGATCCGAGGAGTTTGGGAAACCCTAGCTCTCTTTTAGCAACCTCCAATTGTCCTCTACTTCTCTCTCTAGCGCTCATCAACATCATCAGGTCTCTCTCTCTacgtctctctttctctctctatctctctcataTGTTTATACATATTGTTGTGTATCTATATATCTGATTGTAAAGTTgttaatttgattgattttaTTGGTGAAAGTATTTGTTTTGGTGATCGATTTGTGGGTTTTAATCGTGTTTTGGATCTGGATCCATCTGCTTGATTTGTTTGCAAGTTATGGTTTTTGTTACGGATGGATTTCAATGGCTGTCTGTTTGTTTTCCGAGAAAGTAGTGGGAAATATGATGTAAAGATAGTAACTTTTTAAcgttttatatgatttttacGTGTTTGGGGCCAATTCGAACATGTAAGTTGGGGATTCATCTGTTTTCTTAGCAACCCATCATCGAGTGATTAGTTTTTGTTACGCTAGTTAGTGTAATTACAGTTTATCCTTTTTATTGACGTATCTGTGGTTACTTTTTGTGTTTctggtgaaaattatgttgtcTATGGTTTTGGGGTTAACTTTGTTTTTTCTGTTCTTACATCTAAATTGTTGTATTGTAATATCAAATTTGTTTGTGAAAGTTGATTTACTTGCTACTGTAAAACGGAATTTTATCCGGTTACTCTTAGAGATGAAGTGTTGTGTTATGTGTTACCTTTTGTCAAAGTAAATGTTTGGTATGGAAGTTATATGCCCTTTTTGGGGAGTTGGGCAAAGAGGTGTCTGTTTTCTTTTGGGATCATTCTCTGGATAGAAAATGGACATCCGCCCTTTCTAAAACACTTCTCCGAAAACTAAAACGGGAGTTAATGCTTGTTCGCCTTTTTGTTTGGTTATCAGGTTTGGCTCTTCTGttatattattttgtataaGTGTTCTTTCAGGTCATCTTTGACCTTTGGGGGAGTAGGGCAAAGAGGTGTCTGTTTTCTTGTGGGTTCATTCTCTGGATAGCAAATGGACACCCaccctttttaaaacatttctccGAAAACTAAAACAGGGGTTAATGCTTGTTCGcctttttgtttggttaacAAGTTTGGCTCTTCTGttatattattttgtataaCTGTTCTTTCAAGTCATCTTTGACCTTTGGGGGAGTTGGGCAAAGAGGTGTCTGTTTTCTTGTGGGTTCATTCTCTGGATAGCAAATGGACATCCACCCTTTTTAAAATGCTTCTCCGAAAACTAAAACAGAAGTTAATGCTTGTTCGCCTTTTTGCTTGGTTGACATGTTTGGCTTTTCTGTTATATTATTTTGTGTAAATATTCATTCAAGTCATCTTTGACTGTTTGGGGAGTTGGGCAAAGAGGTGTCTGTTTTCTTGTGGGTTCATTCTCTGGATAGCAAATGGACATcctaaaccctttttaaaacgcTTCTCCGAAAACTAAAACAGGAGTTAATGCTTGTTTGcctttttgtttggttaacAAGTTTGGCTCTTCTGTtatatttttgtataaatttccTTTCAAGCCATCTTTGGCAAGCCTttgaatttcatatatatatattgtggagAGATTTATGTGCGTATGAACTGTCTCGTGTTTGTTTATATGCTCATGAATCCCACGTCAAAAACACTgtatttgttttgggttttaTGATCCATAACTTTTTAAATGAAATTCTTTCTGCAGTCATGGCAGGTGTTGCACCCGAGGGATCACAATTTGATGCAAAACAGTATGATACTAAGATGAGTGAGCTGTGAGTGTCTTGCTTGGTATTTATTTTCATAGTTATTTGTTAAGTTTGTTTGGGGAAGATAATTTATCATCTTATGATTTGATGTCACCATTAATGTTTTGACAACTTTTATAGGCTCTCAACTGATGGGCAAGATTTCTTCACATCGTatgatgaagtttttgaaagTTTTGATGCCATGGGATTGCAGGAAAATCTGCTGAGAGGCATTTATGCTTATGGTAGGTACAACTGTATTCATTATTTAGTTGTCTTTTTGTTTGGTAGGATGCACCCCTGCAGGAATGCatgttcaatttcttaattttgattTCTCCTTTTGCAATGTTGTTAAAGTATGTTATACTTATATTCATCTTTAAAGGCCTCTGtgtataattttgtttttattctgAAGGTTTTGAGAAGCCTTCTGCAATTCAGCAAAGGGGAATTGTTCCATTCTGCAAAGGCCTTGATGTGATTCAACAGGCTCAGTCTGGAACCGGGAAAACAGCAACCTTTTGCTCAGGGATTTTGCAGCAACTTGATTATGGTGTTGTCCAGTGCCAGGCCTTGGTTTTGGCTCCTACCAGGGAGTTGGCACAGCAGATTGAGAAGGTTATGCGAGCACTTGGTGACTACCTTGGCGTTAAGGTTCATGCTTGTGTTGGTGGGACAAGTGTTCGTGAGGATCAGCGCATTCTTCAAGCTGGTGTTCATGTTGTTGTTGGAACCCCTGGTCGTGTGTTTGACATGTTGAGGAGGCAGTCGCTTCGCCCAGATTACATTAAGATGTTTGTATTGGATGAGGCTGATGAAATGCTTTCTCGTGGTTTTAAGGATCAGGTTTGTTATTTGTATTAAGGTGTTGTGTTTCTTCAGCTCActattaatgttttgttttcaatgtattCCTAATTATATTTGATGTTTTGGTGGTCAGATCTACGACATTTTCCAGCTTTTGCCATCAAAGGTTCAGGTTGGGGTGTTCTCTGCTACCATGCCACCTGAAGCCCTTGAAATCACTAGAAAGTTTATGAACAAACCTGTGAGGATTTTGGTAAAGCGTGATGAGCTCACCCTTGAGGGTATCAAGCAGTTCTATGTCAATGTCGATAAAGAAGAATGGAAGCTCGAGACCCTTTGTGATTTGTATGAGACTCTGGCCATCACCCAGAGTGTCATTTTTGTTAACACCAGGCGCAAGGTGGACTGGCTTACCGACAAGATGAGAAGCCGTGACCACACTGTCTCTGCCACCCATGGTGACATGGACCAGAACACTCGTGATATCATCATGCGTGAATTCCGATCAGGCTCATCCCGTGTTCTCATCACCACTGATCTCTTGGCTCGTGGTATTGATGTGCAGCAGGTATCTCTCGTAATCAACTATGATTTGCCGACTCAACCTGAAAACTACCTTCATCGTATTGGACGAAGTGGTAGATTTGGAAGGAAGGGTGTTGCTATTAACTTTGTGACAAAAGACGACGAGAGAATGCTCTATGACATCCAGAGGTTTTACAACGTGGTGATTGAGGAGCTCCCATCGAATGTGGCCGATCTTCTCTGAAGAACTCGCGCATTTTGTTCCCCCGCTTATCTTTTTGAGGCAGATTTTTATTATCCTGTTTTGAAAGTACTGTTTAATGCTGCtgcttttcattttgttttgtcctCAATTTATGCTGTCAAACATATCTAACTGTTCAATGGTATGCGCCTTCTTGCTCGGTTTCGATATATCATGAAAGACTTTTACTGTCGAGAGTTCTTGCAAGTTTTTCTCCTTGTCATGTTGCTATTTGCCGTATTTTTGATGTTGAAACGGATTTTTCTCCAGacttttattgtatttttacaAACCCCGCAGGATTTACAAATTACATTAAGCACTCCATGCTGTTTCAATTCATTCCTGCCAACCCTCTTCCGTAAGAAAGACTAAATAtgtagactaaattttataaaccaaatgacatagaagttgatgatagaattattacttaagttttgattaacgtgcttatttttttattagcgACACATCATTTATTTAgtaaattttatctacaaatttagtttaccTAGCATTACTTCTTGCGTTATAACTCGTCCAAATTTTGCTGATGTCATAAGgaacttttttatttatcaaatGACACAATTTTTTATCATAAAAGTTTGGAAAACTTGAGTCGGTTTTCCGATTCCAAACTTACCATTGCTTGTTTATCAAGTAACCAGAAGGCTCAATCCTCCCAAACGAAATACCGTAGTTTTtactgaaaggaaaaaaaacaagaagcaTACAAAGTTCTATCTGAAATCTCCCAATTTAGTTTCTAATTAGCGACGGCAAGGAGATTAGAGTACACCACACAACAGTAATCAATGGACGGTTCCGAATCTTCTCGTCTAGAACAGGAGGTTGTCACTTGTGGGCGTGATGGGATTCATCTTCTTGGCCTGGGTAACACTAGTTTCACTGAGTGCCAAATATCGCCTGGCTTGTTTTCACTGGCCTTGTGTTTGTGGGGAGCGGTAGCTGGGTTTGGTTTGGCCCTTCCCTCAGCGGCACTCTTTTTTCTGACCGTCATCCCCCTTGCTACTTTTTGCTGGCTTTGTGTTTGTTGCAGCAATTGCTGGGTTTGCTTCGGCTGTGGCCTCGGCTGTCACTTGCATGGTATCAGTTTTTCAAGAGCATGGCGGCACATGCCTTTTGTGGGTTGACAGTGGTGGTGTCACTGGTGTGGCCGAGTCTCGGTCTCGGTATCTGTGGGGGTAGTGGTGGTCTAAGACTCAGACCCAGAATGAAACTAAGGAAGAGACTCATACTGAGATCCAGTCTGAGATTGAGACTCCGATGAGACTCAGACTGGGACGGAGATAGTGAACAATGAACAAGGGAGTGTCCCAAGTCCCATCTAGCTAGTGCTTAGCAAAGTCATTTAATGTGCTTGCATATTGTTCATGGTTAATAAGTTTAACTATGAtaaactctaaatcaatttGGATTTTGTTTCCGCGTCTTGGAAGTGATTTGAAACAGATATAAAATCAAGTTTCCTTAGTTTTCTTAGCAACCAATTAGCGGCcggtttattttgttttcgttttttttttctcatgctAGTTATTAGCATGCCTCTTTGATGGACTACAATGATTTTATATTTGAAATTATGTCGAATTTCCCATTCGGGGTAGCCTTTTGAATGCCGATCAATCATTACTCATGGTTTCCTGCCTACAGATATGAGTCATATGACAGAGCTTGCTCCACAAGGACACGAGTTCTATCCATCATTTGATGAGGtctatgatgattttgaaagcATCGGATTGCGAGGCAATCTTAAGACGACCAGTTATGCTTATGGTAGGTTGGTTTGCTGTATTTAATACAATGACTAAGCCATTAATGTGTTTGTAtggtaattttgttttgtttttgttcaaaAGGTTTTGGGAAGCCGTCTGCAAGTCAGCAAAGGGGCATTGTTCCTTTCAGCCAAGGCCTTGATGTGATTCAACAGGCTCCACCTGGAACTGGGAAAACGATAACTTTCAGCTATGGAATTGTGCAGCAACTTGATCTTGATAGTTCGGTTGAGTGCCAGGCCTCGGTTCTGCACCTACCCAGGCCTTGGCAGGGGAGACTGAGAAACGTTATGAGAGCAACTTTCTGAGACCTAGGTGCGAAGGTTTACGCTGGTGTAAGTGGCAGAACTTATCGTGAGGGTAAATTCATTCTTGAAGCCGGTGTTCATGTTGTTGGCACTCCTGATCGCATATTTGACATGTTGCGAAGGAAGACACTTGACCCCAAAGATATTAAGATGATTGTACTGGATCAGGCTGATGATATGCTTACCGGAACTTTTACTCACAAGGTTCGTTTCTAGGGATATCTTTTTGCCAAGTAGTCTAACATGATGCCAGAAAGTGAAAAAGTATATTGCTCACCATATGTGAAACTTCCAAGCTATCTCTGCTATCCATCATGGCATGAACCAGAAAACTCGCGATACTGTTATGCGCGAATTTCGCAGATGCTCTTGCCGCATCCTCATTACCACCGATCAATATGCTCGTCATCTTGAGGTCCAGCAAGCGTTTGTTGTAGTAGATTATGATTTGCCGGCCGATCAACCAGAAAACTACCTTCATCGTATAGGACGAAGCGGAAATTTTGGAAAAAGAGGTGCTGCCATCAACTTCGTGGCTAGAGATGGGGAGAAAATGCTTTTTGACATTCAGAGGAGCTGCCagcaaattttgatgatttCCTCTGAGCATTTGGTATTCAATTTCCTACCCGAGTAAAAGAATATTCATTTTGATATCAGAAGGATTCGAAGCAATTAATTGTTCTAGGGTCTCTTGTGTTGTGTGACTCTACCAGCCAATATATCTTAAGTTGGTTTGTGTTAATTAATTTGTCTATTCCTTGAGAATATTATAGTGCTTATACTTGGTTGACGATTTTTCATAAGACTGGATCAGAAGTTAGTGGGTTTGTGTTGACCCTCAATTATGAGAGAATATCTATGCACCCCATTCATAGTCCAGTGGGGTCATTCATCCAATCAAGGTTTGCCGCGTGTTCAGAACTGTATCCGTTTCACATGAGCTTAACATGTGGTGAATTGGTGACAAAAGAGTATCTCTCATCAACTAGAGCATGTTGGTTTAGACCAAACCATGGATACTAAAACTGCACTCAACCCCACATTAGGTTGTACATAGGTTTTAACCGATATGTTCTAGATTGTATGCGAAACAAATAACTATTGACAAGAGATAATGAAAACAAATCGATAACCCAAAATATGCAGTTTGTTTGCTAGATATTCGGTAAGGTTGTCTGAGTAGGGTAAGAGCATGTGAGGTCGGATGTGATTAAAATACATAAGGTTCACTGCTTTGTAACAGGtacaaataatatattagaacaCCCTACACAAACTCTTATCGTGTTTGAAAAGCCAACGAAAGGCATGGCTAAAAACAACCCCATTATATGCTTATGTGACGAGGCCTTATCAGAGCCACAATCAAGTCAGATGGCTACAAATTTAAGCCAAAAGAGTCAACATTCTGAAGAACTTTCAAAACTCATTAAGTCGGTCTTTTTTGGTAACCAAAAGGCAAAAACTACGTATGTCCTTCGTTCATTACTTGGTTATCAAGTAACCAAAAGGgtcatttgatgtataagaaggAAAAGGTTCAATCCAcccataaaaaataagaaagtaaACCAGACAGTAGTCCATGGAGGGTCGTGATAGGCAAATGCTGATGGCATTCTTTACTGGCTTAGCAGTCGGAGGGTCACTTGTGGGCTTGCTGGGGTTCAGTGCCTTGGCCTCAGCGACTGCAGCCGTGGCTCTTGTCGGCATGGCTCTGCTCGTGTGGATATTTGTGGAGCATGGAGACACGAAGCTCTTGGCGTTCGGAGGCAGTGGTGTGGCTAAGGAGTAAACGAAAAGGAACCCGGTAAAAAACTataataaatattaattttctaatttttttagggttttattgaGCAATGAAGGAAGTTGAAGTTCAACTCGAAAACCAAATACTAAATGGGGGAGCGGTCCAAATTTCTTATAATTAGGTTCATGTCAGCTTTCTTAACTTTCCGAAATGGGACATTCATCACATCCTCACAATTAAGCAATTCGAACATGAAAATATATGACCTCAATAGTTCCTCAAAAACCCAGTTCTAGTTTGTTTTTAGCTACTTTAACAGATCAGATCAGTCATTGTACAGATACGCCTACAGATATGGCAGGTCTTGCTCCTGAACAACAGGAGGTACCTATAGTGAGGTTGATGACAATTTTTTCACACCATATGATGAGGTTCATGAAAGTTTCGATTATATGGggtgttgagcaaaaattgtacacaatATGTAAAAAATAATTCACCTCGACATAATTTCACCCTCATTCATTTTTccaaagagggttttattaatttgagttcAACTTATTCTAGACTATGCGTCTATTAATTACAATCCTTCGTTAAAAGGAAAAACCCTTCGATTCCAATATGAATAAATCGTAACTTGGGGATTTGGGTGTTTGATTTTG is a genomic window of Malus domestica chromosome 09, GDT2T_hap1 containing:
- the LOC103454559 gene encoding eukaryotic initiation factor 4A-8; this encodes MAGVAPEGSQFDAKQYDTKMSELLSTDGQDFFTSYDEVFESFDAMGLQENLLRGIYAYGFEKPSAIQQRGIVPFCKGLDVIQQAQSGTGKTATFCSGILQQLDYGVVQCQALVLAPTRELAQQIEKVMRALGDYLGVKVHACVGGTSVREDQRILQAGVHVVVGTPGRVFDMLRRQSLRPDYIKMFVLDEADEMLSRGFKDQIYDIFQLLPSKVQVGVFSATMPPEALEITRKFMNKPVRILVKRDELTLEGIKQFYVNVDKEEWKLETLCDLYETLAITQSVIFVNTRRKVDWLTDKMRSRDHTVSATHGDMDQNTRDIIMREFRSGSSRVLITTDLLARGIDVQQVSLVINYDLPTQPENYLHRIGRSGRFGRKGVAINFVTKDDERMLYDIQRFYNVVIEELPSNVADLL
- the LOC103454608 gene encoding eukaryotic initiation factor 4A-14-like, whose amino-acid sequence is MDGSESSRLEQEVVTCGRDGIHLLGLAIAGFASAVASAVTCMVSVFQEHGGTCLLWVDSGGVTDMSHMTELAPQGHEFYPSFDEVYDDFESIGLRGNLKTTSYAYGFGKPSASQQRGIVPFSQGLDVIQQAPPGTGKTITFSYGIVQQLDLDSAKVYAGVSGRTYREGKFILEAGVHVVGTPDRIFDMLRRKTLDPKDIKMIVLDQADDMLTGTFTHKKTRDTVMREFRRCSCRILITTDQYARHLEVQQAFVVVDYDLPADQPENYLHRIGRSGNFGKRGAAINFVARDGEKMLFDIQRSCQQILMISSEHLVFNFLPE